Proteins from a genomic interval of Procambarus clarkii isolate CNS0578487 chromosome 45, FALCON_Pclarkii_2.0, whole genome shotgun sequence:
- the LOC123770214 gene encoding uncharacterized protein: protein MLRESIYVVVLVLVELPLLSWGAAGMPRKPHPGAHTRLGDSVDESDGHFIYHEEPSAIFTYEALRQNPFFSGSFLGGVTGLSSYGPPFPEKPDHAPVRPHSLLLQGPPPTPPLRGAPQTLQASPQTHISNKQPHVYSTEGGGGCDTKEGFYFAGQTWYTQGCRRRTCIHFRGSFIIETDSCDSEIFNTTYKCIVQVDINAHFPDCCPKYHCNPDNLGNSVK from the exons ATGTTAAGAGAGTCAATATATGTAGTGGTTTTGGTGCTTGTTGAGCTGCCCCTTTTATCGTGGGGGGCTGCAGGCATGCCCAGGAAGCCACACCCAGGCGCCCACACAAGGCTCGGAGATAGTGTGGATGAAAGTGATGGACATTTTATTTACCACGAGGAACCTAGTGCTATTTTCACCTATGAGGCGCTCCGGCAGAACCCGTTTTTCTCCGGATCTTTCCTCGGAGGCGTGACAGGACTGTCTTCTTACGGCCCACCCTTTCCTGAGAAGCCGGATCACGCGCCGGTGAGGCCCCATAGTCTGCTTCTTCAAGGACCGCCTCCCACTCCGCCACTTCGAGGAGCACCTCAGACTCTGCAAGCCTCGCCTCAAACACATATCTCTAACAAACAACCTCATGTCTACTCTACTGAAG GAGGAGGAGGCTGCGACACGAAGGAAGGGTTCTACTTCGCCGGCCAGACGTGGTACACTCAGGGCTGTCGACGTCGCACCTGTATACACTTTCGGGGTTCCTTCATCATAGAAACTGACTC ATGTGATTCCGAGATTTTCAACACCACTTACAAATGTATCGTGCAGGTCGACATAAACGCACACTTCCCAGACTGTTGTCCAAAATACCATTGTAACCCAGACAATCTTGGCAATTCTGTTAAATAG